In the Euphorbia lathyris chromosome 5, ddEupLath1.1, whole genome shotgun sequence genome, one interval contains:
- the LOC136229561 gene encoding BTB/POZ domain-containing protein SR1IP1: protein MSFKNKELLSSAMKRTSEWIFSQEIPSNITIHAGGTSFSLHKFPLISKCGYIRKLVSESSDKDVTIIEIPEIPGGPEGFELAAKFCYGINFEIGTDNIALLRCVAEYLEMTEDYGVGNLVSRSEAYLNEVALTSLAGAISVLHLSVNLLPLAEQVKLVSRCIDAIAFMACKESQFSMSGRSNGSNEGLHSSVVSQPKHIVDWWAEDLTVLRIDLFQRVLVAMMSRGFKQYALGPILMLYAQNSLRGLEILGKGRKKIELQLEHEKRVVLETIVSLLPREKNVLSVSFLSMLLRAAIYLETTVACRLDLEKRMALQLGQAVLDDLLIPSYTFTGDTLFDVDTVQRIMVNYHEYEVEEIQFGYQQADHDEFVAPPPSDMERVAKLMENYIAEIASDRNLTVAKFISLSELIPEQSRVTEDGIYRAIDIFLKAHPNLTDMERKKVCSLMDCQKLSREACAHAAQNDRLPVQTVVQVLYYEQQRLRDAMDGNLVSGGDPPAIPTKNNLYSTDIHPVSDEMSSLKRENQDLKMELAKMKMRMKEMEKSSSTTNRSATASPVMNIQPSADKPPLPRKSFINSVSRKLGKLYPFVKADGDSIPKARGKPGKSRRHSIS from the exons ATGTCCTTCAAGAATAAGGAACTTCTGTCCTCTGCAATGAAGAGAACTAGTGAATG GattttctcccaggaaatcccCAGCAATATCACAATTCATGCTGGAGGAACTTCCTTTTCATTGCATAAG TTCCCATTAATCTCAAAGTGCGGATACATAAGAAAGCTAGTATCAGAATCTAGTGATAAAGATGTTACTATTATTGAAATTCCTGAAATCCCTGGTGGACCAGAAGGATTTGAACTTGCAGCAAAGTTCTGCTATGGAATTAACTTTGAAATAGGCACAGACAACATTGCTCTCCTTCGATGCGTGGCCGAGTATCTAGAGATGACAGAGGACTATGGAGTTGGAAATTTAGTGTCAAGATCTGAAGCATACTTGAATGAAGTAGCACTTACGAGTCTTGCCGGGGCAATTTCTGTCTTACATCTATCCGTAAACCTCCTCCCACTGGCCGAGCAAGTGAAATTGGTGAGTCGATGCATCGATGCAATCGCATTCATGGCCTGTAAAGAAAGCCAATTTTCTATGTCAGGTAGGTCTAATGGAAGCAATGAAGGTCTACATTCTTCAGTTGTATCACAACCGAAGCATATTGTTGATTGGTGGGCAGAAGATCTAACTGTTCTTAGGATTGATTTATTTCAAAGAGTTCTAGTTGCAATGATGTCTAGAGGTTTTAAACAATATGCCCTTGGTCCTATTCTAATGCTTTATGCGCAGAATTCGCTACGAGGTTTG GAAATACTTGGAAAAGGAAGGAAGAAAATTGAGCTGCAGCTAGAGCATGAAAAGAGGGTTGTTTTAGAGACAATTGTAAGTCTTCTGCCAAGAGAAAAGAATGTACTTTCAGTTAGCTTTCTATCAATGCTTCTTCGTGCTGCGATATATCTCGAAACTACAGTTGCTTGTCGGCTTGATTTGGAGAAAAGGATGGCCTTGCAATTAGGACAGGCTGTGTTGGATGATCTTTTGATTCCTTCTTATACATTTACTGGAGACACATTGTTTGATGTGGATACAGTACAGAGGATCATGGTGAATTATCACGAATACGAAGTCGAAGAAATTCAATTCGGATACCAGCAGGCTGATCATGATGAGTTTGTTGCCCCACCTCCAAGTGATATGGAACGTGTAGCGAAGCTGATGGAAAACTACATTGCTGAAATTGCCTCTGATCGTAACTTAACTGTAGCCAAATTCATCAGTCTTTCTGAACTTATCCCCGAACAATCCAGGGTAACTGAAGATGGGATCTATAGAGCCATAGACATCTTCCTCAAG GCTCATCCCAATTTAACTGACATGGAGAGAAAGAAAGTGTGCAGCTTAATGGATTGCCAGAAGCTTTCAAGGGAGGCTTGTGCTCATGCTGCACAAAATGACAGGCTTCCTGTTCAGACAGTAGTTCAAGTTCTATACTATGAACAACAGCGTCTTCGAGACGCAATGGACGGGAATCTCGTAAGTGGTGGAGATCCCCCTGCAATTCCTACTAAAAACAATCTATATTCAACTGATATTCATCCAGTTTCTGATGAGATGTCTAGTCTAAAAAGAGAGAATCAAGACCTCAAAATGGAGCTTGCCAAAATGAAAATGAGAATGAAGGAAATGGAGAAGTCTTCTAGCACTACTAACAGATCAGCAACAGCTAGTCCAGTTATGAATATTCAACCATCTGCTGATAAACCTCCTTTGCCTAGAAAATCATTTATAAATTCTGTGTCAAGAAAGCTTGGAAAGCTTTATCCTTTTGTGAAAGCTGATGGGGATTCGATTCCGAAAGCTCGGGGAAAACCGGGCAAGAGTCGGCGGCATTCCATATCCTGA